Proteins encoded in a region of the Bacillus horti genome:
- a CDS encoding MarR family winged helix-turn-helix transcriptional regulator, whose protein sequence is MNEEYTYTTSFFIVQLAKLHRQRISDEFAKLGIFVGQDMILKLLWEENGLTQTQIINKLKVEPPTITKMIHRMEKAGLLRRKRDSQDARVSRVYLTEQGYQLKEPIIQVWSRLDEALMEGITDQEQASLNKMLKRLLRNMS, encoded by the coding sequence ATGAACGAAGAATATACATATACGACTAGTTTTTTTATTGTACAGCTTGCCAAGCTGCATCGCCAACGTATAAGTGATGAGTTCGCAAAATTAGGTATTTTTGTAGGGCAGGATATGATTCTAAAGCTACTCTGGGAAGAGAATGGTTTAACACAAACTCAAATTATAAATAAATTGAAGGTTGAGCCCCCTACGATTACAAAGATGATTCATCGAATGGAAAAAGCAGGTTTGCTGAGAAGAAAACGCGACTCTCAAGACGCTCGTGTATCTCGTGTCTATTTGACGGAGCAAGGATACCAATTAAAGGAGCCTATTATCCAAGTATGGTCAAGGCTAGATGAAGCACTCATGGAAGGAATTACTGACCAAGAGCAAGCTTCTTTAAACAAAATGTTGAAGCGTCTATTACGAAATATGAGCTAA
- a CDS encoding cupin domain-containing protein has translation MGETNNLSKQLLFCPPQSGREYNMGSMTSIFYADGAQTENRYCVSTWWLEPLSEGSGPHSHDENEELFYVLEGTMTFRLGPEYVDAPKGSFIRVPAGVIHDFMNRSNERAGILNVFIPGGFEQQMPKIVQWYEENKK, from the coding sequence ATGGGAGAGACGAATAACCTTTCAAAGCAATTATTGTTTTGCCCGCCTCAATCAGGACGTGAATACAACATGGGCTCTATGACTAGTATTTTTTATGCTGATGGGGCACAGACTGAAAATCGCTATTGTGTATCAACTTGGTGGCTAGAGCCTTTAAGTGAGGGTTCAGGTCCACATTCACATGATGAAAATGAAGAACTGTTCTATGTACTAGAAGGGACAATGACCTTCCGGTTAGGTCCGGAATATGTTGATGCTCCAAAGGGTTCGTTTATTAGGGTGCCAGCAGGGGTGATTCATGACTTTATGAATCGAAGTAACGAACGGGCAGGGATTTTAAATGTTTTCATCCCCGGGGGATTTGAACAACAAATGCCTAAAATTGTGCAATGGTACGAAGAAAACAAAAAATGA
- a CDS encoding DUF418 domain-containing protein: MLQDHIPLLKKIGQKPAFITKVLAAAGKRSLTCYVLQSALIAILLSEPLIGLGGRIDKVHNQ; this comes from the coding sequence TTGCTTCAAGACCATATACCTCTTCTTAAAAAAATCGGACAGAAACCCGCTTTTATAACTAAAGTGCTTGCCGCAGCAGGTAAACGCTCATTAACATGCTATGTCCTACAATCCGCACTGATTGCTATCCTATTATCTGAGCCTTTAATCGGTCTTGGTGGCAGAATAGACAAGGTTCATAATCAATAG
- a CDS encoding TetR/AcrR family transcriptional regulator: protein MPNSIDRRKKYTRMVLKDSLIQLLKEKPISSITVKELCELADVNRSTFYAHYYNQFDLLDKIEEETIEDMKGYMNKFKYEKKEDVPHIMENLLGYFSSNRDVCQTLLNETETTFQSKATVVAHQFFLKNWTYMNDQEEDLTEYLSTYVINGAIHVVKAWLANGMDKSPGEMAKILNHFINKGLER from the coding sequence ATGCCTAACTCAATAGACAGAAGGAAAAAGTATACGAGGATGGTACTAAAGGATAGTCTTATACAGCTTTTAAAGGAAAAACCGATTTCATCTATTACCGTCAAGGAGCTGTGTGAATTAGCGGATGTGAATCGCTCAACCTTTTATGCCCATTACTACAATCAGTTTGATCTGCTTGACAAAATTGAAGAAGAAACCATTGAAGATATGAAGGGCTACATGAATAAGTTCAAGTATGAGAAAAAGGAAGATGTTCCACATATCATGGAAAATTTATTGGGCTATTTTTCCTCAAATCGAGACGTCTGCCAAACACTGCTTAACGAAACAGAAACGACGTTTCAGAGCAAAGCAACAGTTGTTGCGCACCAATTCTTCTTAAAGAATTGGACCTATATGAATGATCAAGAAGAGGATCTGACTGAATATCTAAGCACGTACGTGATTAACGGAGCAATCCATGTTGTTAAAGCTTGGCTTGCAAATGGAATGGATAAGTCACCCGGAGAAATGGCTAAGATTTTAAATCATTTTATCAACAAAGGTCTAGAGCGTTAA
- a CDS encoding DUF3298 and DUF4163 domain-containing protein, whose amino-acid sequence MKKRKLWSSLAITAGIVLSSATLSHVAASDYTTNQVTAPEVVLSWEGEDLQRPALLIYGNTMIPLATLRDELGIEVKYDSERNTYVVGSEPNRINIVSENLGTSLTVNQVNTNIYQAINRDGHLYVPFSLLRDYMSFDGVWNGTQKTLDLTTSEQNEIDFERSFVERSEGDSTISLEYPVLSGNAAGIEQINEAIEAHVTSYTDYAEEALQSYVEGERPYQFIGTFNVTYNKNGVVNILMQENAFTGAAHGLNTRESLTFVLETGERIQLEDLLLDGNPNYVTELNHIVSEELPNMNGYIGGFEGLDADPRFFLRNEGIVLFFDQYEYTSYAAGFPEIYVPFHSILPEGIDPFKGFPSN is encoded by the coding sequence GTGAAAAAGAGAAAGCTTTGGAGTTCACTCGCTATAACAGCAGGAATAGTGTTGAGTAGTGCCACTTTGTCGCATGTAGCGGCTTCTGATTATACTACGAATCAGGTTACTGCACCTGAAGTTGTATTAAGCTGGGAGGGTGAAGATCTACAACGTCCTGCACTTCTCATTTATGGAAACACAATGATTCCTCTTGCTACATTGCGAGATGAACTCGGAATTGAAGTTAAGTATGATAGCGAAAGAAATACTTACGTCGTGGGTTCTGAGCCAAACAGAATTAACATTGTAAGTGAGAATTTAGGCACCTCTTTAACTGTGAACCAGGTAAACACTAACATTTATCAAGCAATAAATAGGGATGGACATCTATACGTTCCTTTTAGTCTACTTCGTGATTATATGTCATTCGATGGAGTATGGAATGGCACACAAAAGACGCTCGACTTAACAACTTCCGAACAAAATGAGATAGACTTTGAACGCAGCTTTGTTGAACGAAGTGAAGGAGATTCAACCATATCATTGGAGTATCCTGTCCTTAGCGGGAATGCTGCAGGTATCGAGCAGATCAATGAAGCCATTGAGGCTCATGTTACCTCTTATACAGATTATGCTGAAGAAGCCTTACAGTCATACGTGGAAGGAGAGCGCCCATATCAATTTATAGGAACATTTAATGTTACCTATAACAAAAATGGTGTTGTCAATATTCTAATGCAGGAAAATGCCTTTACTGGAGCTGCACACGGGCTAAATACTCGGGAGAGTTTGACGTTCGTGTTAGAAACTGGCGAGAGAATTCAATTAGAAGATCTGCTTCTTGATGGAAATCCGAATTACGTAACGGAGTTAAATCATATTGTTTCTGAGGAGCTACCAAATATGAATGGGTATATAGGTGGTTTTGAAGGATTAGATGCGGATCCACGTTTCTTCCTAAGAAATGAAGGAATTGTCCTGTTCTTTGATCAATATGAATATACAAGTTATGCTGCTGGATTTCCGGAAATCTATGTACCATTCCATAGTATTTTGCCCGAGGGAATCGACCCATTTAAAGGATTTCCCTCGAATTAA
- a CDS encoding MOSC domain-containing protein, whose amino-acid sequence MGQEVGKVQRLWRYPVKSLLGEQCSQMRIDKRGAWGDRLYTVRDENAKFGSGKTTRLFTKIDGLFKLSSYYREEQPIVVFPDGTELAAPSVELDGRLSLELGKQVTVEREGDISHFDDCPIHIISTSGLLALKNALPEIAIDERRFRPNLVLNTVGRGPVENEWIGKQLQIGNELILEIIQKTERCGMVTFAQGNLPREPHVLKHLSQEYDLCFGVYAHIIQTGNIAVHDQVKLL is encoded by the coding sequence ATGGGTCAGGAAGTAGGTAAGGTACAGAGATTGTGGAGGTATCCGGTCAAATCCTTGCTCGGTGAACAATGTAGTCAAATGCGAATTGATAAACGTGGCGCTTGGGGAGACCGATTGTATACAGTACGAGATGAAAATGCGAAATTTGGAAGTGGAAAGACCACCCGCTTATTTACTAAGATAGACGGTTTATTTAAGCTATCTTCCTACTATAGAGAGGAGCAGCCAATCGTAGTGTTTCCGGATGGAACAGAATTAGCTGCTCCTAGCGTTGAACTAGACGGGCGTTTATCACTGGAGCTTGGAAAACAGGTGACAGTAGAACGTGAGGGTGACATTTCTCATTTTGATGATTGCCCCATTCACATCATTTCAACCTCTGGCTTGTTAGCGTTAAAGAATGCTTTACCTGAAATAGCTATAGACGAAAGGAGATTTCGTCCAAATTTAGTGCTGAATACAGTTGGAAGAGGTCCAGTGGAAAATGAGTGGATAGGCAAACAATTGCAAATTGGCAATGAGCTTATACTTGAAATTATTCAGAAAACAGAGCGCTGTGGCATGGTCACATTTGCTCAAGGTAATTTACCGCGAGAACCGCATGTGCTGAAGCATTTGTCTCAAGAGTATGACCTTTGTTTTGGTGTATATGCACATATAATTCAAACGGGTAATATTGCTGTACATGATCAAGTGAAACTGCTTTAA
- a CDS encoding SDR family NAD(P)-dependent oxidoreductase, whose protein sequence is MNTELKNQVALVTGSSSGIGRAVAVAFAQENAKVAITYKSNAKEAEITADMVRSAGGEAFIVRYDLNDEESIKSAISAVASHWGTIHILVNNAVQWASRGEATGASLFEDTPSDQWKTMIRSSVEGAYYTIQQVVPYMRKNHWGRIINVSSTLAEDGLSGSGSYSAAKAALHGLSRSMAVELGRVGIHTNVVMPGMTLTERAEQVIPKGIRQQVEDQTPTGRLSKPEDVASLIVYLGSNANGHVNGEIIRVSGGL, encoded by the coding sequence ATGAACACAGAACTCAAAAATCAGGTAGCATTGGTCACTGGAAGTTCATCTGGAATTGGTAGAGCTGTTGCTGTTGCGTTTGCTCAAGAGAATGCTAAGGTAGCTATTACCTATAAGAGTAATGCAAAAGAAGCTGAAATAACAGCTGACATGGTCAGAAGTGCAGGGGGAGAAGCTTTTATCGTTCGTTATGATTTAAATGATGAGGAATCAATAAAGTCTGCTATTAGCGCTGTTGCTAGTCATTGGGGAACGATTCATATATTAGTTAACAATGCTGTACAGTGGGCATCGAGAGGAGAGGCAACGGGAGCGAGTTTGTTCGAGGACACTCCTTCAGATCAATGGAAAACCATGATTCGTTCTTCAGTGGAGGGTGCTTACTACACGATTCAACAGGTTGTCCCATATATGCGTAAAAATCACTGGGGAAGGATTATTAATGTTTCGTCTACATTGGCAGAGGACGGATTAAGCGGTTCGGGTTCATACTCAGCAGCAAAAGCTGCATTGCATGGTTTGTCCCGTTCGATGGCAGTGGAATTGGGAAGAGTGGGGATTCATACGAATGTTGTCATGCCAGGAATGACTTTAACTGAACGTGCTGAACAGGTTATACCCAAGGGTATTAGGCAGCAAGTAGAGGACCAAACTCCTACTGGTCGATTGAGCAAACCTGAGGATGTGGCATCGTTAATTGTTTATCTAGGTTCGAATGCGAATGGACATGTGAATGGTGAAATAATTCGTGTCTCGGGTGGACTTTAG
- a CDS encoding NAD(P)H oxidoreductase has protein sequence MKVLTVVSHPRENSLTFAVTRRFIDGLADAGHESEIVDLHRIGFDPVLRELDEPDWSATEQRYSAEVEKEMRRMKEHDALAFIFPVWWWGLPAMLKGYIDRVWNNGFAYGSNQLHHQRALWIGLAAATETQLKKRNYDELITHLLNVGVADYCGISNSKVEFLYDTLNSSPGHSELLLQQAYSIGLNYAKE, from the coding sequence ATGAAAGTATTAACAGTTGTTTCCCACCCGAGGGAAAATTCCTTGACCTTTGCGGTTACCCGTCGATTTATAGATGGACTTGCAGATGCTGGACATGAATCAGAGATAGTAGATTTGCATCGTATTGGTTTTGATCCTGTATTACGTGAACTAGATGAACCTGATTGGTCAGCTACTGAGCAGCGATATTCTGCTGAAGTGGAAAAGGAAATGAGGCGGATGAAGGAGCATGATGCTTTAGCTTTTATTTTTCCCGTTTGGTGGTGGGGATTGCCAGCTATGTTAAAGGGTTATATAGACCGTGTATGGAACAATGGCTTTGCGTATGGTTCGAATCAACTTCATCATCAGCGTGCTTTATGGATTGGTCTAGCAGCAGCTACTGAAACCCAGTTGAAGAAAAGAAATTATGATGAACTTATCACACATCTCCTCAACGTCGGTGTGGCAGATTATTGTGGGATTTCAAATTCAAAGGTTGAATTCTTGTATGATACCTTGAATTCATCACCTGGGCATTCAGAGTTATTGCTGCAACAAGCTTACAGTATAGGCTTGAATTACGCCAAAGAGTAA
- a CDS encoding PadR family transcriptional regulator: MADVKETINAILSELRRGTIVIGVLSQLLNEPQYGYSLVPVLKEKGIAIDPGTLYPLLRRLEKQNLLESSWDTNETRPRKYYLLSPFGREVYNGLCKEWHMLIKSMDEIIGTDEGGEKGGVN; the protein is encoded by the coding sequence ATGGCTGATGTGAAAGAAACGATCAATGCAATACTCAGTGAACTGCGAAGAGGAACGATTGTGATTGGTGTTTTAAGTCAATTACTTAATGAACCTCAGTATGGATATTCGCTAGTACCGGTATTAAAGGAGAAAGGGATTGCCATTGATCCAGGTACTTTGTATCCCTTGCTTCGAAGATTAGAAAAGCAGAATTTGCTTGAAAGTAGCTGGGATACGAATGAAACGCGTCCACGTAAATACTATTTGCTTAGTCCATTTGGACGAGAAGTTTACAATGGCCTTTGTAAAGAATGGCATATGCTTATAAAAAGCATGGATGAGATTATTGGAACAGATGAAGGAGGGGAAAAGGGTGGAGTTAATTGA
- a CDS encoding winged helix-turn-helix transcriptional regulator has product MTKETKDIQKKYQVGVEATLEVIGGKWKPLIIYNLMTGRKRTSELRRLIPNITQKMLTNQLRGLENDGIITRKIYKQVPPKVEYELTAYGWGLKGALDSLCYWGEDHLDKVHGDKSKVLEECNASQN; this is encoded by the coding sequence ATGACTAAAGAAACGAAGGATATTCAAAAGAAATATCAAGTTGGAGTTGAGGCCACACTAGAAGTAATTGGAGGAAAGTGGAAACCATTGATCATCTATAACTTGATGACTGGAAGGAAACGAACATCTGAGCTTCGTCGATTAATTCCCAATATCACTCAAAAAATGCTCACTAATCAATTGAGAGGGCTAGAGAATGATGGAATCATTACTAGGAAGATTTATAAACAGGTACCTCCAAAAGTAGAGTATGAATTAACAGCATACGGCTGGGGATTAAAAGGGGCATTAGACAGTTTATGTTATTGGGGAGAAGATCATTTAGATAAGGTTCATGGAGATAAATCAAAGGTACTTGAGGAATGCAATGCGTCTCAAAACTGA
- a CDS encoding c-type cytochrome: protein MKKSNKYFRLGVILGMFLLVLAACSSDQSEPAEEPGESEESGGEVAFQEAIDTYQNSCISCHGTDLQGGAGPDLREVGANLSQDEIETVIRDGRGIMPGYASQFSQDQIVELAEWLASKN, encoded by the coding sequence ATGAAAAAATCTAACAAGTATTTTCGCTTAGGAGTTATTTTGGGTATGTTTTTACTTGTCCTTGCAGCTTGTTCTTCTGATCAGAGTGAGCCAGCAGAAGAGCCAGGTGAGTCTGAAGAATCTGGAGGAGAAGTGGCATTCCAAGAAGCGATAGACACATACCAGAATAGCTGTATTTCTTGCCATGGAACTGATTTACAAGGCGGAGCTGGTCCAGATTTAAGAGAAGTGGGAGCAAACCTTAGTCAAGACGAAATTGAAACAGTTATTCGCGATGGCAGAGGGATTATGCCTGGATATGCGAGTCAATTTAGTCAAGATCAAATTGTTGAATTGGCAGAATGGCTTGCATCTAAAAACTAA
- a CDS encoding HAAS signaling domain-containing protein has protein sequence MELIDRYIYAVTERLPEKQRDEIKKELKGLIDEMLEERLAGHQIDQVTQEDVENVLQELGNPKELAAKYRGYDRYLIGPMFYGSYLSTLKVVLLSISILVTVMFAIDTFFASVGALEQLVSYFASIFTVGAQAFFWVTVIFAWMEYRQGNERSSLDNKKVGEWSLTELPQIPSEQAKIKMSEPIFGIFFAVLFTAISLYAVEWFGIWRFEEGSRSVISFLNAEAFHTYLPLIWGVAALGILKACVQIIARKRSTRLLGFNIIVSVVIVVLTAIIFSDSSIYNADFVQQMVSAGILSPAGEGYSTLSAIWDGVAGWTVVLVVIFTLIDLATDAYYTYRAKVIA, from the coding sequence GTGGAGTTAATTGATCGTTACATTTATGCGGTAACAGAGCGATTACCTGAAAAACAAAGAGATGAGATAAAAAAGGAGCTGAAAGGCTTAATTGATGAAATGCTCGAGGAGAGACTAGCTGGCCATCAGATTGATCAAGTGACTCAAGAGGATGTCGAGAATGTTTTACAGGAGCTTGGAAATCCGAAAGAGCTGGCAGCGAAGTATCGTGGCTATGACCGATATTTAATTGGACCTATGTTTTATGGATCATATCTTAGTACTCTAAAAGTTGTCCTGCTATCCATTTCTATTCTAGTAACCGTTATGTTTGCTATTGATACTTTTTTTGCTTCTGTAGGTGCACTAGAGCAGCTGGTAAGCTACTTTGCTTCAATTTTTACAGTAGGGGCTCAAGCCTTTTTCTGGGTAACTGTTATTTTTGCTTGGATGGAGTACCGTCAAGGAAATGAAAGATCAAGCCTTGACAATAAAAAGGTAGGGGAGTGGAGCCTCACAGAACTGCCTCAAATTCCTAGCGAGCAAGCTAAGATTAAAATGAGTGAACCTATTTTTGGAATATTTTTTGCTGTTCTTTTTACAGCGATTAGTCTCTATGCTGTAGAGTGGTTTGGTATATGGAGATTTGAGGAAGGAAGTCGTTCCGTTATTTCCTTTCTGAATGCAGAGGCTTTCCACACCTATTTGCCACTTATATGGGGAGTTGCTGCTCTAGGAATCTTAAAAGCGTGTGTACAAATAATAGCCCGCAAAAGAAGCACTAGACTACTAGGTTTCAACATAATCGTGTCAGTTGTTATCGTTGTTCTAACGGCTATCATCTTCTCCGATAGTTCCATCTACAATGCTGATTTTGTTCAACAGATGGTGTCGGCAGGTATTTTATCTCCGGCTGGGGAAGGATATAGCACTTTATCTGCGATTTGGGATGGAGTAGCAGGGTGGACTGTCGTTTTGGTAGTTATTTTTACTCTTATAGACTTGGCAACGGACGCGTATTACACGTATCGAGCAAAAGTTATAGCTTAA
- a CDS encoding alpha/beta fold hydrolase yields the protein MPHAYINGYNMYYTDKGKGTAIIFIHPPVLTSLNFTYQIDHLSKYFRTIAFDIRGHGHSEPSEQEVTYPLIVEDIKKLMDELQIEKAFLCGYSTGGSVMLEFFLAYPERALGGVVICGMSQVSDRKLKQMISLGRLFSHYGMIHTIALSVSWAQATTKLSHLSLIRLLFKDAKRTNAKNAEQYYQYSMHYNCTSQLSDINQPMLLVYGEKDKTFHPYARVLQERLPNSRLVIFKDMKHQVPTKAADKLNDHIYEFIYLCQHNEFPFT from the coding sequence ATGCCCCATGCTTATATCAATGGCTACAATATGTATTACACAGATAAAGGTAAAGGAACGGCGATCATATTTATCCATCCACCAGTATTAACCAGCTTAAATTTCACATATCAAATCGATCATTTATCAAAGTATTTTCGAACAATTGCTTTCGATATTCGCGGTCATGGGCACAGTGAGCCTTCTGAACAGGAAGTAACCTATCCATTAATTGTTGAAGATATTAAGAAATTAATGGACGAGTTACAGATTGAAAAAGCCTTTTTATGTGGATATTCGACTGGTGGATCAGTCATGCTTGAATTTTTTTTAGCCTACCCTGAACGAGCATTAGGTGGCGTTGTTATTTGCGGTATGTCTCAAGTCAGTGACAGGAAGCTTAAGCAGATGATATCACTAGGTCGTCTTTTTTCGCATTATGGCATGATTCATACAATTGCACTCTCTGTATCATGGGCACAAGCTACTACAAAGCTATCCCATTTATCCCTCATTCGTTTGTTGTTTAAAGATGCAAAAAGAACTAATGCCAAAAATGCTGAACAATATTACCAATACAGCATGCATTACAATTGCACTAGCCAACTTAGTGATATAAATCAACCAATGCTGTTAGTTTACGGAGAGAAGGATAAAACCTTTCATCCTTATGCACGGGTATTACAAGAACGATTGCCCAACAGTCGCCTTGTTATCTTTAAAGATATGAAGCATCAGGTACCAACAAAGGCAGCAGATAAATTAAACGACCATATTTACGAATTTATATATCTTTGCCAGCATAACGAATTTCCCTTCACATAG